A region from the Hippoglossus hippoglossus isolate fHipHip1 chromosome 18, fHipHip1.pri, whole genome shotgun sequence genome encodes:
- the tox4b gene encoding TOX high mobility group box family member 4b isoform X1, which produces MDLNFYSDLTDGTGQHDGDPEFLDPQSFNGFDSDNKFPGGSDNYLTISGSGHPFLSSAETFHTPSLGDEEFEIPPISLDPDSALTVSDVVSQFGELSDTGPSDSGVAPGNAVVEGDDPSFASTFVNAPSQGLEHLSLGVMSQSGGGALLGSSLGMDLGHPISSQFSSSSPVTIDVPLGDMSQGLLGSNQLTTIDQSELSAQLGLGLGGGNILQRSHSPEHPLSATASPTSSLQDDDMDDFRRSVLVESPVSLAVSPGVISLDPSMSDSPFSTLTASMSPAFVQKTGRAGGKTPKPQKDPNEPQKPVSAYALFFRDTQAAIKGQNPNATFGEVSKIVASMWDSLGEEQKQVYKRKNEAAKRDYLKALAEYKAGHSSQAPIEVMDTAPSPPPPAPAPSVTAAPAPTLAPRPTRSQHYNPEENTITNICTSNIILDLPQVTTRSRTGANKPQPLPAAPNPPTVTKIIIKQTQLPSGAVSVTATAASSPRQPPPLQQMQSTPPPPRLQQMVHAQAPPPLQAKPRGGGAAAATAPPPLQIKVVPSLRQSDSITPIIMAAGGETPTSPTLMMELGQSAAVVTGREEVADVEEGMEVEVNVAPGPSLTPASSPNTCMRAGCTNPAVESTDWDKDYCSNECVATHCRDVFMAWCAIRGRNFTTVT; this is translated from the exons ATGGACCTGAATTTCTATTCGGACCTAACGGACGGTACCGGGCAGCACGACGGGGACCCGGAGTTCCTGGACCCGCAGTCCTTCAACGGCTTTGACTCTGACAACAAG TTTCCCGGAGGCAGCGACAACTACCTGACGATCTCCGGGTCCGGtcatcccttcctctcctccgcAGAG acctTCCACACTCCCAGCCTCGGCGATGAGGAGTTCGAGATCCCCCCCATCTCTTTGGACCCGGACTCGGCCCTCACCGTGTCCGATGTGGTGTCCCAGTTTGGGGAGCTGTCGGACACCGGGCCCTCTGACAGTGGGGTGGCCCCCGGGAACGCCGTGGTGGAAGGGGATGACCCCTCGTTCGCCTCCACCTTTGTGAACGCCCCCTCGCAGGGGCTGGAGCACCTGAGTCTGGGCGTCATGAGTCAGTCGGGAGGAGGTGCTCTGTTGGGGTCCTCGTTGGGAATG GATCTCGGCCATCCCATCAGCTCTCAGTTCAGCAGCTCGTCTCCAGTGACCATCGACGTCCCACTGGGGGACATGAGCCAGGGCTTGCTGGGCTCCAACCAGCTGACCACCATAGACCAGTCAGAGCTCAGCGCTCAGCTGGGGCTCGGGTTGGGAGGCGGCAACATACTACAACGCTCCCATTCGCCTGAACACCCGCTGTCGGCCACGGCGTCGCCCACCAGCTCACTCCAGGATGACGACATGGACGATTTTAGACGA AGCGTCCTGGTTGAATCTCCGGTCTCCCTGGCCGTCTCCCCCGGGGTCATCTCCCTCGACCCCTCCATGTCCGATTCGCCTTTCTCCACCCTGACCGCCAGCATGTCTCCAGCCTTCGTTCAGAAaacaggaagagcaggagggaaGACGCCGAAGCCTCAGAAAGACCCCAACGAGCCTCAGAAACCGGTTTCGGCCTACGCGTTGTTCTTCAGGGACACGCAGGCGGCGATTAAAGGACAAAATCCCAACGCTACATTTGGAGAAGTCTCTAAGATCGTGGCGTCCATGTGGGACAGCCTGGGGGAGGAGCAGAAACAG GTTTACAAGAGGAAAAACGAAGCGGCAAAGAGGGATTACTTGAAAGCGCTGGCGGAGTACAAAGCCGGCCACAGTTCTCAG GCTCCCATTGAAGTCATGGACACTGCCCCCTCGCCTCCACCTCCGGCCCCAGCTCCATCAGTCACAGCCGCACCTGCCCCCACCCTCGCCCCTCGCCCCACCAGGTCCCAGCATTACAACCCAGAGGAGAACACCATCACCAACATCTGCACCTCCAACATCATCCTGGACCTGCCCCAGGTCACCACGCGCTCCCGCACCGGCGCCAACAAACCCCAACCTCTACCTGCTGCCCCGAACCCCCCCACCGTCACAAAGATCATCATCAAACAGACGCAGTTGCCCTCTGGCGCCGTATCGGTCACGGCGACGGCCGCCTCGTCGCCACGCCAGCcgcctcctctgcagcagatgCAGAGCACGCCGCCTCCGCCTCGGCTGCAGCAGATGGTGCACGCCCaggctcctccacctctgcaggCCAAGCCACGAGGCGGGGGCGCAGCTGCTGCCACCGCTCCTCCACCGCTACAGATTAAGGTCGTCCCATCGTTGCGACAGTCGGATTCAATCACGCCGATAATTATGGCGGCGGGGGGGGAAACGCCTACGTCCCCGACACTGATGATGGAGCTGGGACAGTCGGCTGCAGTGgtgacaggaagagaggaagtgGCAGATGTAGAAGAAGGG atggaggtggaggtgaacgTTGCCCCCGGCCCAAGCCTGACTCCCGCCTCCAGTCCCAACACCTGCATGCGTGCCGGCTGCACCAACCCCGCTGTGGAGAGCACGGACTGGGACAAGGATTACTGTAGCAACGAGTGTGTCGCCACACACTGCAG AGACGTGTTCATGGCCTGGTGTGCGATCCGAGGGCGGAACTTCACCACCGTCACATAG
- the tox4b gene encoding TOX high mobility group box family member 4b isoform X2, with protein sequence MEFPGGSDNYLTISGSGHPFLSSAETFHTPSLGDEEFEIPPISLDPDSALTVSDVVSQFGELSDTGPSDSGVAPGNAVVEGDDPSFASTFVNAPSQGLEHLSLGVMSQSGGGALLGSSLGMDLGHPISSQFSSSSPVTIDVPLGDMSQGLLGSNQLTTIDQSELSAQLGLGLGGGNILQRSHSPEHPLSATASPTSSLQDDDMDDFRRSVLVESPVSLAVSPGVISLDPSMSDSPFSTLTASMSPAFVQKTGRAGGKTPKPQKDPNEPQKPVSAYALFFRDTQAAIKGQNPNATFGEVSKIVASMWDSLGEEQKQVYKRKNEAAKRDYLKALAEYKAGHSSQAPIEVMDTAPSPPPPAPAPSVTAAPAPTLAPRPTRSQHYNPEENTITNICTSNIILDLPQVTTRSRTGANKPQPLPAAPNPPTVTKIIIKQTQLPSGAVSVTATAASSPRQPPPLQQMQSTPPPPRLQQMVHAQAPPPLQAKPRGGGAAAATAPPPLQIKVVPSLRQSDSITPIIMAAGGETPTSPTLMMELGQSAAVVTGREEVADVEEGMEVEVNVAPGPSLTPASSPNTCMRAGCTNPAVESTDWDKDYCSNECVATHCRDVFMAWCAIRGRNFTTVT encoded by the exons ATGGAG TTTCCCGGAGGCAGCGACAACTACCTGACGATCTCCGGGTCCGGtcatcccttcctctcctccgcAGAG acctTCCACACTCCCAGCCTCGGCGATGAGGAGTTCGAGATCCCCCCCATCTCTTTGGACCCGGACTCGGCCCTCACCGTGTCCGATGTGGTGTCCCAGTTTGGGGAGCTGTCGGACACCGGGCCCTCTGACAGTGGGGTGGCCCCCGGGAACGCCGTGGTGGAAGGGGATGACCCCTCGTTCGCCTCCACCTTTGTGAACGCCCCCTCGCAGGGGCTGGAGCACCTGAGTCTGGGCGTCATGAGTCAGTCGGGAGGAGGTGCTCTGTTGGGGTCCTCGTTGGGAATG GATCTCGGCCATCCCATCAGCTCTCAGTTCAGCAGCTCGTCTCCAGTGACCATCGACGTCCCACTGGGGGACATGAGCCAGGGCTTGCTGGGCTCCAACCAGCTGACCACCATAGACCAGTCAGAGCTCAGCGCTCAGCTGGGGCTCGGGTTGGGAGGCGGCAACATACTACAACGCTCCCATTCGCCTGAACACCCGCTGTCGGCCACGGCGTCGCCCACCAGCTCACTCCAGGATGACGACATGGACGATTTTAGACGA AGCGTCCTGGTTGAATCTCCGGTCTCCCTGGCCGTCTCCCCCGGGGTCATCTCCCTCGACCCCTCCATGTCCGATTCGCCTTTCTCCACCCTGACCGCCAGCATGTCTCCAGCCTTCGTTCAGAAaacaggaagagcaggagggaaGACGCCGAAGCCTCAGAAAGACCCCAACGAGCCTCAGAAACCGGTTTCGGCCTACGCGTTGTTCTTCAGGGACACGCAGGCGGCGATTAAAGGACAAAATCCCAACGCTACATTTGGAGAAGTCTCTAAGATCGTGGCGTCCATGTGGGACAGCCTGGGGGAGGAGCAGAAACAG GTTTACAAGAGGAAAAACGAAGCGGCAAAGAGGGATTACTTGAAAGCGCTGGCGGAGTACAAAGCCGGCCACAGTTCTCAG GCTCCCATTGAAGTCATGGACACTGCCCCCTCGCCTCCACCTCCGGCCCCAGCTCCATCAGTCACAGCCGCACCTGCCCCCACCCTCGCCCCTCGCCCCACCAGGTCCCAGCATTACAACCCAGAGGAGAACACCATCACCAACATCTGCACCTCCAACATCATCCTGGACCTGCCCCAGGTCACCACGCGCTCCCGCACCGGCGCCAACAAACCCCAACCTCTACCTGCTGCCCCGAACCCCCCCACCGTCACAAAGATCATCATCAAACAGACGCAGTTGCCCTCTGGCGCCGTATCGGTCACGGCGACGGCCGCCTCGTCGCCACGCCAGCcgcctcctctgcagcagatgCAGAGCACGCCGCCTCCGCCTCGGCTGCAGCAGATGGTGCACGCCCaggctcctccacctctgcaggCCAAGCCACGAGGCGGGGGCGCAGCTGCTGCCACCGCTCCTCCACCGCTACAGATTAAGGTCGTCCCATCGTTGCGACAGTCGGATTCAATCACGCCGATAATTATGGCGGCGGGGGGGGAAACGCCTACGTCCCCGACACTGATGATGGAGCTGGGACAGTCGGCTGCAGTGgtgacaggaagagaggaagtgGCAGATGTAGAAGAAGGG atggaggtggaggtgaacgTTGCCCCCGGCCCAAGCCTGACTCCCGCCTCCAGTCCCAACACCTGCATGCGTGCCGGCTGCACCAACCCCGCTGTGGAGAGCACGGACTGGGACAAGGATTACTGTAGCAACGAGTGTGTCGCCACACACTGCAG AGACGTGTTCATGGCCTGGTGTGCGATCCGAGGGCGGAACTTCACCACCGTCACATAG